A region of the Colias croceus chromosome 28, ilColCroc2.1 genome:
GGAAGTAAGAAAGTTATCTGCACTCCATTATGTAGATTCTCAATGTACCTTTTCTTGTTAGGAATGCTTATTATTGGATTGTTGCTTATCATAAAAACGTCGATGTATGCTATTTGCTATTATATAGCTAACTTGGAAATACATTACCTATTATcgttttataattgttttgtcttctatataattatgatttcTTCATTTCGATGAAACCAAAGCTATAAATAATGGTTTACTTTTATAACTTAAAAGTTATGTATaacttaaaagtaatattaagtatgtagatGTAGCtacttactttaataaaactacgaaaaaaataattatatcgcTTTGTATAGCTTCCAATAGCATATCATGTAGTGAATAAACACCTAAACAGATAAGCCCGGCAAATCTTCCCTAGAACAATAGCAGTCCGTCTTAATTCAAACAAATCAACGCTTCGattcattttcttttgttttctattcgtttatttttatcgcgccattttatttagatacaacagaaattaaatattatcataatgggtacttataatataacaactGAGATCTCtggtaatatgtataaacattGCTAATAAAGTTTCGTACTGAGAAAAAATGAGAACTGTAGTTAAAGgccaattcaatttttttttcaatccataatttcaaatacaaatttattctAGTTTTAATAGTCAATAGCTTagcgcctgcggcttcgcccgctttgcctaaaacctaataaattatacacactaaaaccttcctcttgaatcactctatctatttaaaaaaaccgcatcaaaatccgttgcgtagttttaaagatttaagcatacaaaggggcatagggaaatagggacagagaaagcgactttgttttatactatgtagtattTAGTGATAAGTACTTGGCGAATGTACAATAAATACTACAATTCTAGTTGCAGGTTTGCCGTTTGATcgttacttttatttttttaatcaactgtgtccatataaaattcaatgtaATGTTTTCAGCCCTTCTAGTTTTTTTCTTGTATGcgtttattttatgaacagtttattttacattatcactttctttttattcacgtttatctttattaattaaatatatgatTAAAAACCGTTCAAATGATAAAGCGAGAAAGTATGAATTCTGAAAgcatatatttttctacaaaataCCTAATATGCAGAGTTGCAGTgcaaaatacataaatcaaAAATCATAGACACAATTACTACGAAAACACCCACACAGAGTGAAATATTTCTGAATTCTAGACTATTAGTCACtaaacctaaataaataaataaacctacCTACACCTACAAGGATGATTTTTCACTTTTGAAAACCTATATTTTGTAAGTACAATGAGACGAATAATCTAGTCTTACCACTGTAGTTTTTTAGATTAATCTGTTGATGATAGtgtttatccatactaatatatattattatccatactataatattataaatgcgaaagtaactctgtctgtctgtctgtctgttactcaatcacgcctaaactactgaaccaatttgcatgaaatttggtatggagatattttgatacccgataaaggacataggctacctactttttattgcgaaatatgtaccacgggcgaagccggggctgACCGCTAGTTAcctataaatgcgaaagtaactctgtctgtctgtctgttactcaatcaagCCTAAACTAGGTacagaaccaattttcatgaactttggtatggagatattttgatacccgagaaaggacataggctcctttttatcccgggaaaatgcctcaatcccggaaatcccacgagaacgggaactttgactgcgcgggcgaagccgcgggcggaaacctagtactGTATATCGTAGGCATACCATttcgtaattaaaatatgtacctacctactatattaaataattagaatatgagtttcacccgcattgagGAAAATAACTATCAGTAGTTATAGTACATTCAGAAGCTCTACTTTTCCCGTTTTTGCAACATTTATGCACATTTCGCCTTTGCATCTGAGCAGTGCTATTTGCTTCTCAGTTCCTGTTGATCGCAATTCGCCTTCCTCGATAAGCGGTCGAATGATTCCTAAGATTAGcaagttcaaacaaactctacagGTTACAGTATAGttatcgtttatttattttagctgTGCCTACGATATCGTTAAGGCGCGTGTATAGATtccaattcaaataataattattgaacagAGGCTCCGTTCGGAaataactacatataaattgtGAAATTACATTTCATGATTTCTAAACTGAGAAGCTGACGTTTATGACGCATGTCACGATATGTCACTAACATAtgacatttataaatattgatttcatGGTTTGgaagttttgaataaaaatgccTTTAATAATACTTTGTGGAACACCAGTAAGTGGAAAAACAACAAGAGCGAGAGAACTAAAAGAATATTTCGAGAAAACACACAATAAACAAGTGGAACTCATATCTGAGGAAGAGGCAATACAAAAGTTAGGTTATAATAAGGAATCGACGTATTTAGACTCACAAAAGGAGAAAAGAGTTCGTGGTTATCTTAAATCTGAGGCAATTAGACTAATCGGCAAAGACAATGTCGTTATTCTGGATGGAAGCAATTATATCAAAGGTAAACTTTCTTAAATTCTACATGAACTAACCATATAGGTATCTTCTACGATTAACATATGTCCTTTAcagactataatataatatagttatataaatataactaattCCAAGAAACAAATTTGTTCTAATTAACATGCTTAACTTCATcatcttattttataatattttgaagtcTGTTATGCCCTTTACTGATATATTGATCGCAAAACTTGTAAAAAACCTTAGTAATGACGCTACAAATGCAGTTCCTTTCAGCAacatcaaacatttatttattcaataagaatTATTCTAGAAGTAATTTTGAATTGTCATAACAATTACTATTTAGccataagtaattttaaatgaaatctttcttaatataattttatttatcaggATACAGATACGAATTGTACTGTGCGTCCAAAGCTTCAAAGTCCACTCAATGTACAATCTACACAATAAGATATCACCCAGACGCCTGGGCAGATAATTTGTCAAGAATCAAACAGAGAGAGGAGAATGGTAATGATGATGTATTTACTGAACCATATACAGAAGAAGTGTTCAATGCATTGACAAAGATGAGGTATGTAAATAGATAAATgtacactttttattttattagctttTCGCACATGGCTTCACTCGCTGTGTcataaacctaataaattatacatataaacctTTCTCATCAAtcactctatttattaaaaaaactgcatcaaaatcctttgcgtaaaaatttaagcatacatagggacatgggacagagaaagcgactttgttttatactatgtagtgattaaagacaataatttatgttaaaacattactattattattttttaaatatttacatctaCTGTACTTAGATATGTTAGTAATGCAAATAAGAGGATCCATGGTAAACATCagctttttaaatttcttctTCTAACACTTCTTGCATCTATAGATGAattcaatacaattttaactGAAAACGCAAATAATGTGCTCAAAAATCTAATTGTAATTCAAAAAAAGTATCAATGTATCCTACCTTACCTTTGCATAGTTGTcataatcaacataatattatgtagaatttattgcaaaattgtaatatactattttaagAATACACTATGCATTGTGAACCTCATTTTTTGGAACgtcagtttaaataaaataattatttacagattTGAAGAACCAAATAGAAACAACAGATGGGACAGTCCGCTATTCTCAGTGCAGCCGACAGACACATTGGATGTTGATGCGATTTACGATGTGTTGTTTAAACGGAAACCACCGCCTCCTAACATGAGTACACAGAATGTAagttgatataaaaaaaaaaaatttaacagaTATAAACACTGTTACTTCGATTCAAATAAACAGACCAGTTTCTGCTAATTCAGTTAACTAGTGGCTAATTTAACAACTTTTTGcctcatatttttaaatattatctataattttaGGTTTACTGTGCAATTATTATGCTTAAAATATCCAGAAAtagtgaatattataaacttcaTTTGTTTTAGAAAGCTCtgattaatatttgttattaaactgctataatcaaaaaaatactacaataatgttaaattaacaaacattttttatgtactATGGTAGATAATACAAGTTTTGGATATATTCTGTTACCTGTCAGTTTAAATGTACATCAAAAAGTAACCAACAAGAGATATTAACAACTGTTAAAACAGACCTCTACAGAGATTGTTACAtcattaacaattattttcacaGCCGCCGCTGACATCAACAAACTTCCTCTATGAATTAGACAACATAACGCAAGCCATATCAAAACGGATATTAGAAGCTAAAGAATTTGACGCGTTCGAAGTGAAGTTCCCAGACTATCCTGGATGTGTGATAGAATCAGGTTTCATGCATTCCGTGAACCCACAAAACTTGTTACGCTTGAGACGACAGTTCTTGACGTACGCTAAAATGAACCATTCGAACGAAAACGCTAATAAATTGGGCAGGTTTTATATacagtatttgaataaaacttaTACGGATTGAGAttggtttttttatttgatacaaCCAACGACGTCATGATACAgccttaaaaattattcattaaatcCTTTTTTCATGTGAAATCCTATTTTTCttgtaatatatttgaaagaaaaacacaaTGTAGTTGCATGTATactcattatttaatttaaataataaatataaattataaagattaaTAGATTCTGttatgtacattttatattattttttaccttgCCTTTGTAGTTCTAAAGAAAATGTCaattcaaatacctactaaaacattttttttctttgtatcataatataagtatatgtataatatttctatcacattaagagccagcgcgcacgagcaactttgtcttcgcaactattttgtctctcccatcaattgtatggggagttgcgtcgctacgtgcgcgcactttcatactagccccataggtgggagagacaaaatagttgcggagacaaagtttctcgtgcgcgctggctctaacagacataaaaattgggattaaaataaaacacaaattcaCTTCTATTAATTTCTCTGTTCAATATAATGTACtccaaattaacaataaaactttGGATATTGTAATGCcacatgtaaaaatataatacttggAAGAGgccatgtttattatttacgttttattaatatctagATATAACAGTTCATAAAGTTTTTAACACCAATATACAGTTGTATGCTATTACTAAACTTATGTGATAATTGTCCTGTCTATTTCCCTTTTTAAAGCTCAAGTAATGGcaacacatttttttctttttcattacattgatcctacttatattataaatgcgaaagtttgtgaggatggatgcatgtgtatgtatgtatgtttgttactctttcacgcaaatactactggaccgattacTACAATGatatttagcacacatatagagggtaacatagattaacacataggttttatcccagaaattccacgggaacggaaactatgtgggtttttctttgataacgcgggcggaaagctagtacgaGACTTGATGTGTAGGATGAAGCATGCAAGCAGAATTAatgatatataatttttgtctatgttaaatttattatctatggtTTGGCGGCATAGACAAACCATAAACTAGACTCCCAATCTCACTCATGCGTGCGTCAAAATCTTTCTAATGAGCTGAACAATAGACTTTGAACAGTACTGCCATGACATAagatgttaattttaatgaatttttatataaccCGACGCTCGGGTATATCTTGAAGAACTTTAAATAAGCATTTGTGAATCTTGTTTAGTAGTACttcaatgtataaaaaaatgtgcgGGCAGATATAAATGATGGTTTCatgtatttcaattaaaatatgtattttaattttagacgtaatttgtataatttatgaaattaaaagttaaatacataacatgtaaaataattgtaataagatATCTCACTAGTAtttgaaaatactaaataacaaaaaaacttGCGTCAATTGTGTTGCCAGTTCTTGAACAATGGAgggtaaagtaaaaaatatataacccGTGCGAGTTAACTTGAGACAAGGGGGGCTGtgtgtgccctgcggttttacccgcattgctccgcacctgttggtcttaacgtgatgatatatatagcctatagccttcttcgacaaatgggctatctaacactgaatgaacttttcaaatcggaccattaGTAACTGAGAttggcgcgttcaaacaaactcttcagctttataatattagtttttccttaaaaatattactaccCAAAGTAAAACTGGTACTTAGTTTGATTTACattccattattttatttattttggaaacgtgcctatattatatttaaaactagctttccacccgcggcatcgcccgcgcagtcaaagaaaaacccgcatcgttcccgttcccgtgggatttccgggataaaacatgtcctttctcgggtatcaaaatatctctataccaaatttcatgcaaattggttcagtagttaaggcgtgattgagtaacagacagacagacagatttacttccgcatttataatattagtatggataacgTCATCGGCTCAGGTCTCaagttaattcgtatgtactacagttgtaaatagtaaattttctATATCACTTTGCGGTTTATcactttatgtaatatttttctgtttttcttacaaatatttatacatagataAATCTCACAAAACAATTGGGCGATTGATGtgtatgtaattttgtttgatTGCAAATATGCTATGGATTATAATCTGTAtccatatatataaaactcaaaggtgactgatatagtgatctatcaacgcacagcccaaaccactggacatatcgggctgaaatttggcatgcaggtagatgttaggacgtaggcatccgctaagaaaggatttcccgaaattcttgcgggaacggggaaaaacggagatgcacgtacaaagtcgtgggcggaagctagttggATTATAATCTGTATCCATAT
Encoded here:
- the LOC123703981 gene encoding protein KTI12 homolog, with amino-acid sequence MPLIILCGTPVSGKTTRARELKEYFEKTHNKQVELISEEEAIQKLGYNKESTYLDSQKEKRVRGYLKSEAIRLIGKDNVVILDGSNYIKGYRYELYCASKASKSTQCTIYTIRYHPDAWADNLSRIKQREENGNDDVFTEPYTEEVFNALTKMRFEEPNRNNRWDSPLFSVQPTDTLDVDAIYDVLFKRKPPPPNMSTQNPPLTSTNFLYELDNITQAISKRILEAKEFDAFEVKFPDYPGCVIESGFMHSVNPQNLLRLRRQFLTYAKMNHSNENANKLGRFYIQYLNKTYTD